The genomic interval AGGCGCCTTATTCGGCCCCTATGAAATTGCCGGCCCGCTCGGGGCGGGCGGCATGGGCGAGGTGTACCGTGCGCGCGATTCGAGGCTGAATCGCGACGTGGCCCTCAAGATTCTGCCGCCGAATTTTGCGGCCGATCCGGACCGGCGGGCGCGCTTCGAGCGCGAGGCTCAGGCGATCGCCTCTCTTTCGCATCCGAATATTCTGGCGATCTTCGATACCGGAATTCACGACGGCCAGCTTTTCATCGTGACGGAGCTGCTCGAAGGCGAGACGCTGCGCGAGCACGATGGCCGGTTGCCGGTTCGGAGGGCGATCGAGATCGGCGTTCAGATCGCGCGGGGATTGACGGCCGCCCACGACAAGGGTCTGGTTCACCGCGATCTCAAGCCGGAAAACATCTTCCTGCTCGCGGACGGCCAGGTCAAAATTCTCGATTTCGGACTGGCGCGCCAGACCAGCCTCGCGTCCGCTGCTGCAACTGGCGTCACAGCCGCGCCCACGGCCGCCGGTGTAACGGATCCGGGAATGGCCGTCGGCACTGCCGGCTATATGTCGCCCGAACAGGTGCGCGGCGCCGAAGTGGATCATCGAACCGATATCTTCGCGTTCGGCTCCGTGCTCTACGAAATGCTCTCCGGCCGCCGCGCATTCCAGCGCGAGACCGCGGCGGAAACGATGACGGCGATCCTGAAAGAAGATCCGCCCGAGCTCGTCGAGTCCGGCCTGCACATCAGTCCGCAGCTCGATCGCATCGTGCGGCGCTGCCTGGAAAAGCAGCCGCGCATGCGGTTCCAATCGGCGTCGGACCTTGGATTTGCTCTCGACGCCGCGACGGTGCCGACCGGAAGCAGCGTCGTTGTCACCGCCGTGCCGGAGGCTGCGCCATCGCAGCGCTCATTTTCGTGGATTGCGCTCCCGGCCTTCGTCCTCGGATTCATCCTGGCGGCCGTTGTCTTCATCGCCTTGCACTCCGCGCATGCGAGGCCCGATTCCTCCGGATTCCATTTCACTCCATTCTCGTTCGAAGCGGGCGGGCAGGACAACGCGGTCTGGTCTCCGGACGGCAAAGCCGTCGCTTACGCGGCGTCGATGGACAGGCTCAAGCCCGAACAGGTCTTTGTCCGGTACCTGGATTCACCGACAGGGAAACAACTGACGTATTTCAGCGACGGGACCGAAGCGCTGCCGGTGCGCTGGACACCCGACGGCCGGCGAATCCTGTTCACCAGCGAGCACGCACCTGCGGGCCTCTGGTCCGTTGCCGTTGTCGGGGGCGAACCGAAGCCCGAACTGGCCCTGGACACGGACAAAGTCCGTTTCAAAACCGTTGACGTCACGAACGACGGGTCGGCCGCGGCGATGTTACGCGATGATGACGAATGGGGTCTCTGGATCAGCTCGCCGCTCGGATCTCCTGCCAGGAAATACAGCCCGGATCCCTTCGCGACACGAAGCCTGCTCAACCGGCCGACCCTGGCCTTTTCGCCCGACCAGAAGCACATTCTGCTCTTCATCAACTCGGGCGATCGCGGACACGAAGAAGCGTGGCTGATGCCTTACCCTGCGGATCCGTCGCATCCGCCCCGGCGGATCTTCCAGGACTTTCCAACCTTCGCCGGCACGCCCAATTTTTCATGGATGCCGGACAGCCGCAGGATCGTCATCGCCCTTCGCACCGACCCGGGATCGGCCATTCAGCTCTTTCTCGCAGACACCTCGTCCGGCCGGCGGGCCGCTATCATCAGCCAGACCAGCCACACTCTCTCTCCGAACGTTTCGCCGGATGGAAGCCGCCTCATTTTCTCCGAACCTTCCGGCAGTCTGGACATTGTTTCGGTGAGCCTCGATACAGCCGCCGCCAAGAGCTGGATGGCAACCGAACGAGATGAGTTGATGCCCGCATGGGCGCTGAACCAACCGCTGCTCGCCTACGTCACGGATCGCAACGGCCCTCCTGAAATCTGGCTTCACTCCAGCGACGGCGTTTCCCGTCCGATCATCACCGGGCGCGATTTTCCAATGGGGACAACGGACGGATTCATGGATCCCATCCTGTCGCCCGCCGGCGATCGTGTGATCTATAGCCACATCGGCCACTCGCCGGCCGAGTCATCGTATGTTCGCATCTGGATTTCATCGGTTTCCGGCGGCGATCCGGTGCCGGTCACCAATGACGCCACTTCAGACGACATCGCAGGAGCATGGTCACCCGACGGAAATTCGCTGGTATACATGCGCGTTCAAAATGGAAAAGTCGACATCATGAAGGTCAAGACCTCCGGGCAGGACAGCCCGGTCCTGTTGAAAGCGGATATCAACCCGACAAACAGCAGCGTTCCCATCTGGTCCCCGGCAGGCGACTGGATCGAGTACAACGACAAAGGCGAGAACCTGATCTCACCCGACGGAAAAACGACGCGGTCCCTGGGGAACCTGCATGCCGATGGCTGTACGTTTGATCGCAGCGGCCGCATGCTCTATTGCCTCCGCTTTGAGAGCGATCACGAAACGTTGTTTTCGGTGGATCTCGCGGGCGGCGCGAAAGGCGCAGCAATAGAAGGCGAAGCGCAAGCGCGGCAGCGCGCAGCAGGAGTCAAGGTAATCGGTAAGCTCGACGCGGAATTTAAGCCGGCAAGCGGTTACGAACCATCGATCCGGCTCAGCCTGTCGCCGGATGGTAAGAGCATCGTGTATGGGCAGGCCCGCTCCGCTGTGAACAATTTGTGGATGCTGGAAGGACTCGCGCCGAAGGAAGGGCTGCTGCAGCGGCTGCATTTGCGAGACTAATCGGTCCGCGCCGCGGCGCTCAGGACCGGAGCCGTCATTCTTCCCGCCAGATGCCTAGCGATTTCTGAATCGGACGATCGGAGAAACTGAACAGCACGGACTCGACCTGCGCCTCGTGTGTCACCGGGTACCAGGACGGAGCGACAAAAATATCGTGGTCCTTCCAGTCGAAAA from Terriglobia bacterium carries:
- a CDS encoding protein kinase, producing the protein MSIQPGALFGPYEIAGPLGAGGMGEVYRARDSRLNRDVALKILPPNFAADPDRRARFEREAQAIASLSHPNILAIFDTGIHDGQLFIVTELLEGETLREHDGRLPVRRAIEIGVQIARGLTAAHDKGLVHRDLKPENIFLLADGQVKILDFGLARQTSLASAAATGVTAAPTAAGVTDPGMAVGTAGYMSPEQVRGAEVDHRTDIFAFGSVLYEMLSGRRAFQRETAAETMTAILKEDPPELVESGLHISPQLDRIVRRCLEKQPRMRFQSASDLGFALDAATVPTGSSVVVTAVPEAAPSQRSFSWIALPAFVLGFILAAVVFIALHSAHARPDSSGFHFTPFSFEAGGQDNAVWSPDGKAVAYAASMDRLKPEQVFVRYLDSPTGKQLTYFSDGTEALPVRWTPDGRRILFTSEHAPAGLWSVAVVGGEPKPELALDTDKVRFKTVDVTNDGSAAAMLRDDDEWGLWISSPLGSPARKYSPDPFATRSLLNRPTLAFSPDQKHILLFINSGDRGHEEAWLMPYPADPSHPPRRIFQDFPTFAGTPNFSWMPDSRRIVIALRTDPGSAIQLFLADTSSGRRAAIISQTSHTLSPNVSPDGSRLIFSEPSGSLDIVSVSLDTAAAKSWMATERDELMPAWALNQPLLAYVTDRNGPPEIWLHSSDGVSRPIITGRDFPMGTTDGFMDPILSPAGDRVIYSHIGHSPAESSYVRIWISSVSGGDPVPVTNDATSDDIAGAWSPDGNSLVYMRVQNGKVDIMKVKTSGQDSPVLLKADINPTNSSVPIWSPAGDWIEYNDKGENLISPDGKTTRSLGNLHADGCTFDRSGRMLYCLRFESDHETLFSVDLAGGAKGAAIEGEAQARQRAAGVKVIGKLDAEFKPASGYEPSIRLSLSPDGKSIVYGQARSAVNNLWMLEGLAPKEGLLQRLHLRD